The genomic DNA CCAACGCCCGCCGGATGATGGCGTCCAGCGCGGGGTCGCCGAGCTGGTCCCACCACGGCGCGGTCAGCTCGCTGGCTTCGTAGGCCGCGGGGGGCGTCGGGATCCCGGCCTCGCCGCCCTCTCCCGCGGGGCTCCCCGCGCCAGCCGCCGACGTGGACGAATACGCGCCGGGCAGCTCACTCGCCGGCTGCGGGTCTCGCAGCCGCTGGTACATGCAGCCGCTGGCACCCACGCCGAGGGCGAGGGTGCTCAACAGCACGAGGCTGGAGTTAGTCATTCGGAAGCTCGGCGTTGGGCCCCGCGATGGCGCGCAGGCTCTGTTGGATGTGGAAGGGGACGATGGCGTCCATGTCGATGGGGAAGGGCACGCGTTTGCGGAAGTTGTCGCCACCCAGGTGCGCCATGAACACCCCCAGGAAGCTGGTCCACAGCTGCATGTTCAGCAGGAACGGGTCCACCTCGGCGCGGATGCTGCCGTCCTGCTGACCGAGGCGTGTCGCGTCAATCCCCAGCTGGGTGATGACGCCCACGCAGCGGCGGTACTCGGCGAAGGACTCGCTGTCCGGGTCCAGGTGCTGGCCCGGCACCGCCCAGTGGATGGCAAAGCGGAACATGTGCGGGTGGCTGTCGAACCACCCCGCATAGACCTCCAGCATCCGGCGGATCTTGCCGATGCCGATCGGCTCGGCATCGGCCGCGGCGCGGAGGGCCGGGATGAAGTCGCGCATCGACCGCACCGCGA from Sandaracinaceae bacterium includes the following:
- a CDS encoding TetR/AcrR family transcriptional regulator; the encoded protein is MAAAEEFVVETGYWEMSMDAVAKRAELSKGALYLYFQNKDALCAEIAVRSMRDFIPALRAAADAEPIGIGKIRRMLEVYAGWFDSHPHMFRFAIHWAVPGQHLDPDSESFAEYRRCVGVITQLGIDATRLGQQDGSIRAEVDPFLLNMQLWTSFLGVFMAHLGGDNFRKRVPFPIDMDAIVPFHIQQSLRAIAGPNAELPND